A stretch of Triticum aestivum cultivar Chinese Spring chromosome 1D, IWGSC CS RefSeq v2.1, whole genome shotgun sequence DNA encodes these proteins:
- the LOC123163273 gene encoding uncharacterized protein — protein MKFRVVCRKLYDYVRYDLKEIAFPSSLPDPPGTKRRPKLTLKEKWCILKEATRLYGASWVRDIGPELRPNDYKKVKEESEPNSTKEGKTTSEPSLLEDLAVAAKGGAETLKPALRRIYMTRASTYTSAVKNYVETYQEGLKDVLDEKAAGKDHQQGNEPRGPSAPPPPPPSSS, from the coding sequence ATGAAGTTCAGAGTTGTTTGCAGGAAGTTGTATGATTACGTGAGGTATGATCTTAAAGAGATTGCCTTCCCATCTTCTCTGCCAGACCCTCCGGGCACCAAGAGGCGTCCTAAGCTCACACTGAAAGAAAAATGGTGTATCCTCAAGGAGGCAACCAGGCTCTATGGGGCTTCCTGGGTCAGGGACATCGGTCCCGAGCTCAGGCCAAATGATTACAAGAAGGTCAAAGAGGAATCTGAGCCTAACAGCACCAAGGAGGGGAAAACTACAAGTGAGCCTAGTTTGCTTGAGGATCTCGCAGTGGCAGCAAAGGGCGGGGCGGAGACCCTGAAGCCTGCGCTGCGGCGCATATACATGACACGCGCCTCTACCTACACGAGTGCAGTGAAGAACTATGTGGAGACCTATCAGGAAGGGCTGAAGGATGTCTTGGATGAGAAGGCTGCTGGGAAGGATCACCAGCAAGGCAATGAGCCAAGGGGACCATCAGCACCACCACCGCCCCCGCCATCATCGTCATGA